The following DNA comes from Triticum aestivum cultivar Chinese Spring chromosome 3D, IWGSC CS RefSeq v2.1, whole genome shotgun sequence.
CACAAATCCATTGCAACCATAAGCTCCACAAGGTAGCAAAAGTTGATCGCATTGATAACAAAAGTGAAAAAAAGGTACAGTAGCAAAAGTGAATAAGTGATCATATTGACAACCTTTTTTGGTGCAAAATACCTGTCAACAATTCATCGTTGAGACACGACTCGAGGCACCAAAACGCCACACTTCTTCTCGAAACATCCATCcagcctcgtcgccggcgacctcacccgccgccgcagccgccgccgaagATGCCGGTCAGGGTGGTCGACACCGCCACCCCTTCCTCGCAGTCCTCATCAGGTTTCgcccgccctccctccctccctcccttgcccCCCTCCCATCTACCCACGCGCGCCCGCTTTGCTCGTCGCCGGTTCCCAGCTCCAGATCCGATCGGGGGCTGCTCTGGCACCCGCTCCGGATCGATCCAGCGCGTGTCGGATCCAGATCACTCTTAGGCTGGACCGGATTGTGCGAGTAATTTGGTATGCTGTTGATTTTAGGATTTGTATGACTCTGTATCCTTCTGACCGCGTAAAGCAGGCTGCTGTAATCCGGCCACTCGTGCAGTGCGTTATTGTGATCTTGAGGAGGGTCCAGATGATTCTATGAACCTGCTGCTCCAGTGCCACCTGGGAGTACCGGGGATTTGGGGTAGAACCGATTGGTTCTGACCTCTGAATTCCTTTTGATTTTCTGTCGGCTGTTTAAGGAAGATTCCTAGATAATCAAGTGTTGCATATGTTTGACTGATTTTAATCATTCGCGCGTGGTGAATTTGTGTCACGGCGTTTGAGCTCCTGAATGCATTGGGCGTGTGAAAAGCTGTGCTCAATACTGTTCCAAGTTGCTGTATCTGGAGAAAAAGAAACATATTAGAGATCTTGTTATTCATAGAACAATTTGACCATAAATTTGGTCCACGCTTTTGCATCGGGGGTCTGAAATCAATGTCGAAAAATTAACATGGTTATCGCCTTGCAGCCTTAGCTGTTTTTATGATGCTTTTCTTGTTTGGCAGCTCGTCATATAATACTGATTGAAATTATTGTTGCAGGACAAGAGGCAAATGCTGTGCAGCCGTCTCCTCCTAGCTGCTCACTCTTAACTGCTGGAAGAGTAAGTCTTTTTGGTGCCATATTTGAACCTTCGATTGAGGTGGAACAGCTGAAGCTTGAATTATTGTTTATCAAAAGGGTTGTTCAAAACCACAGTTATCATGCAGTTTGACTGATTTTTGTTACTACCCTGTCCTCCCGTAAAGCAAATGtgaaatatattactccctccaatccatattacttGTTGCTGGTTTAGTACAACTTTGTCAGTGTCATTAGTTGGGTATGATGTCAAGCTAGAGTGCTGTTTTCCCTCCATTTTCTCTTTGCTATCCTTGAATAAAAGCTGTGGTGCTCATGTTACTGTGAATTAGCCTAATCTACCTGTATATTTCATCCAGTGTTTTGCAGGAACTCAGAATGTTTCAAGTTTACAAAAAGATGAAGCATGGAAAGTCAATGTTCGTATCCATGGTTGTGATATTGAACAGGGTTATTTATGTGGAACAATGGAGGCACTTAATGTTCCCTTAGCCGACACACCTGTAAGAAACTTGTTTCTTCTTCCATTTTGACTCCCTGACTTTATATGTTATATCTTTTCCTCGAGAAACATTTATGGACAGATGAAAACCAGTTTTTCCTTTTATAAATTACGAAATTTAGTTTTTTTTGTCTTATTATCATTACTAAATTTCCAATGTCAATGTGCATTTAGATACATTAAATTAAATACCGGGTCaccatataatttttttaaaatgaaCTAGAGAAATGTGCTGCTGCAGAGGCAGACTGATTTTTCTTAAGGAGACAAGAGGGGGAGGGCACCCAGGCCTTTTTTGAAGAAGAAACAATAAACTTGGGTGCGGTATTCACCCCTGTGGGGTCCGAACCTGGCTTGCTCAGAGTACCAGGCAGTGCTTCTACCAATGAGGAGATAATTGCACGTACCGTCCTGGAAGTCGACGGCGAGGTCCAACATGATCCTGGAAGTTGAGAAGTGCTTCAATACGGTCCCGATACATGGAAATACGTGATCAATACGGTCCTGGAAGTTGAAACGGCAGTCCTAGCTCTACACGCTGCATACATATTGCATATTCTCGCGTACGACATGTCAGCACGGGGCCACGTCCGTATAGGACCCATGTGTCAGTGGGAGCCAGAAATAGAAGAAACAAAAGGCGGTGGGGGGTTTCGAACCTGCGACCTCGGCACATACGTCGCGTGTGCTTAGCCACCAGACAAGCGCTTTCTCTTGATTGCTGTAGGGATGTATTTCCTATTATATATACCTCATTGTCTTTTCCGCTGTagcacacacacacttttttcccCCTGAGGACGCGCGTGCTAGCAAATTAAGCTGGCAGCAGTATTTGTTTTTGTCGCGAAAAACAGTAGTATTTGCTCCTAATAAGATGCACATGGTTTTATATTTAGACAAACAGACAAAGAAAATGGATTTATATTTTTGTATAACCTGTCATTTTGTTGGACTAATAACTTTAGCTTGTCACATTTTACCTTGTCCTTATGCATGAAAAATATTTACTTAGATGTCAGAAACTAAAAACAAATGATTACTTGTGGAAAATAGAAGTTCTTCTAAATTTGTTGTAGGTAAGATAAATTTTATTGTTTAAGTGAAGGCACACTTTGGACAATTTCTTCGCATTTCATATCTATTTTCATTTGTGTCAGTGAACTGATTTTAGTAGATTTTCAAGCGCTAGTTTTCTATTCTAAATATGCAAAAACATAATAAATTAATCTCATGTTTGATAGATTACCGTGCCAAGTTTACACCGCAAAAACACACACATGCTGTTTTCCGGATGTGCTATATATATGTACCATTCAGTGTTATGTGTTAAAGTTATTTTTTTGCGGAACTATGTGTTTAAGTTTTCAACCCTGAAAGCACATGTTGATTTCGGAATCTGCTTACATATATCATTAGAAGTAATCCATATATTTCTTCCATTTGTCATGGTTGTGAAATTCCAAAGTAAAAAAATTGGATCCTTGTGGATTTGATGATTTACGTGGTCGAATAATAAAATTAATGTTTCTTTCATTATTAGCTTCTGGTTATCAGTGAGCGAACGAACTTGAAATGGCCACATTAAGGATTTTTAAGAAGAAAATGCATGCAGGCGCACTAGTGCTCATAAGAAGGGAATAATCTATTTATTAATATCGATAGCCCTGGTTGAGTTGGCTAGCacgtgcgagcgagcgagcgaacATGCATTCTTCCTGGTCGTGTGTTCGACTCGCTAGGCGATAGCAATTTTAACTTGTATTTTCTCCTCGCActcactgacaggcaggtcccacacaggtggagagagagagagagttgaccTGTTGTCCAGCAGCGCGTTACGCAATACGTATGCGATGTGTAGAGCCAGGACCGTCGTTCCATGTATCAGGACCGTATTGATCACGTATTTCCATGTACCGGGACCGTATTGAAGCACTTCTCAACCTCGAGGACCATGTTGGACCTTGCCGCCGACTTCGAGGACGATACGTGCAATTATCTCACCATGAGCTAGCACTCAGTTCTCAGAGGCATGCTGATTTTTTTTTAAAGTTCTAGAAACAATTGCACTACTTGAGAAGAAAATCCAACAGGCAGAAAATCAAGTATTGGGGTTTTAAAGGAAAAATAAAGTACTTTGTGGATAATCGTCAGAGTTTCTAGATTTATAGTTGATGCATTTCCCCCACGATCTGTTTTTTACATTAACTTCAACTTCGCTTATGGGCTCTCTTTCTTTCCATAGGTGGTGACATTCTGGGAGGGGGAGATAGTAGATGCTAAAAATTATACTTTTTTTACTGGCAAGTGGGAGGCATCGTGAGTATTGTTTATGTCAATGCCATCATTTAACTTTTGTTCACACACATATGTCCTGGTGCAGGATAACATTCCAAACTTACTCTTGGAAACACAATTCTTGTTTTTGTTTTGCAGAGCAGAGGATGATGTAAGACACTGGTCCAAGTTCCCATCATTTACCCCTCTTCTGGTAACCAATTGCTTAAATTGGTGTGGTCAGCAACATGAATTTGAGAATGTGTTActaatttattttgttttgcagaGTCAGATTGAGGCAGATGGTGGCAAGTCTGTGGACCTTAGCAACTATCCTTATATATTTATGGTACTGTACCACCTGACATGTTCATATGTAGAAGCATCATCATATCTTGAAATGCTTATCTGTTGCATTTATTAGCTTCCAATTTTCTGATGCTACTTGCAGAGATGGAAAGAGCAGTACTTTGTTAATGTGGGAGTGGACTGCGGGTTGACCATAGCTGGTTTCTATTACGTCTGCTTTTCTTGTAGCGATGGATCCATTAGTGGCTTTTATTACGACCCAAACAGCAGGTAATGAATAATTTGCCACAGTTTACACATTGCAAGCTTACTACAGAATTTCTTACTGTAATTAGTAAGTTGTTTCAAacatcttttgttttctttgtgtgtAGTCCATTTCAGAAGCTTGAATTGAAGTGCACCAACGAGAAACAATCTGGGTTCACCTTTTCTTCGTATGAGCTGCAGTGACATGCATGACGCTATTAATTGAAGTGGCAGAGATTAACGGGCGAACTTCCTGTGCTTGCCAATATGAACATATACTGTGTGTGTATTGAACCCGTAGTTCCTGATGTTCCTTTGAAATAGTTGAGATGTTATGTATGTATGGTTGTGCCAGACCAAACAATTATGTAACTTATCCTTTTGCAATCTCAGTATTCTGGGAAAAAAGTATCAATTTGTTTATTTTATCGAAAGTTCGCCTGTGTTATTTTTTGTGTTTCTTGTCATAACATCCATATTCAGTGTGATGGGCATTTTTTGTGCCTGTTTTCGCATAAATTAACTGTAGAGTTGAGTATTTTTTGGTTCAGTTATTGTCAAAGGAATCTGTGACAGAATCATAGTGCTGGGGTTTAtctgaagaggaacttgatcaagATTGTAGTCCTTTACTTTACTCTCCTGTACAAAGGTAAAGAAACCTCCTTTGGTTTCATTTTACAACACACAAGATGTTTTTACTATCAATTCTACGAACAAAGTATTACTCGGGGCATGCTCTTGGTCTTCGCCTCCAGCATCTATATACTGTAAGGTGAATAACTCTCTACTGATGCCGTGTCACTGTGTTCATCTCTTGCTTCAAGCAGTAGTTAATCCTCTAATTAATAGAACTCTTCTGCATCTGCATGTCATAAGTTTCCAGTTAGCTAATATAGTGTTCAGTAACATATTTTTGCAGATAGGATTGTCCTTGCACAATAGTGGCTTACCTTCTGCAGCACAAGGACGTGTAGACAGCGAAACAGGAGGAAATTCTACTCTCCCTTCTTGCAGGAACCAAGAAGAGATTTTCTTTGCCCTCTGCATCAAAGGCCTTTCAACATTCTCAGTCCACGCGTCTAACAGATTTAGGGCAGCCTCAGTGATAACTTCCGCAAGTGCTTCGTCATCTGGACTAGGCTCCAGTTTGAGCAGAAGGTATCTATTAACTGATACTAATATCTCTACCATGTGCCTTTTGTCGATATTGTATGCTACCATTGTATCTTGGATTCTAGAGACCATCTTGAGGGCAGCCTGGAATACTGTAGCACATGCCTTTCT
Coding sequences within:
- the LOC123077053 gene encoding glucose-induced degradation protein 4 homolog, whose protein sequence is MPVRVVDTATPSSQSSSGQEANAVQPSPPSCSLLTAGRCFAGTQNVSSLQKDEAWKVNVRIHGCDIEQGYLCGTMEALNVPLADTPVVTFWEGEIVDAKNYTFFTGKWEASAEDDVRHWSKFPSFTPLLSQIEADGGKSVDLSNYPYIFMRWKEQYFVNVGVDCGLTIAGFYYVCFSCSDGSISGFYYDPNSSPFQKLELKCTNEKQSGFTFSSYELQ